In Rattus rattus isolate New Zealand chromosome 9, Rrattus_CSIRO_v1, whole genome shotgun sequence, a genomic segment contains:
- the Cep20 gene encoding lisH domain-containing protein FOPNL isoform X2 yields MATVTELKAVLKDTLEKRGVLRHLKARIRAEVFNALDDDHEPRPLLSHENLLINELIREYLEFNKYKYTASVLIAESGQPVVPLDRQFLIRELNAFEESKDNSIPFLAWSSRWSPECASDRINTAPCKQACQLEAQQKTR; encoded by the exons ttTTAAAGGACACCTTGGAAAAAAGGGGAGTGTTAAGACATTTAAAAGCAAGGATCCGTGCTGAAGTTTTCAATGCTCTGGATGATGATCATGAACCCCGACCATTGTTGTCTCATGAGAACCTtctaattaatgaattaattaggGAGTATTTGGAATTcaacaaatataaatacacagcCTCTGTCCTCATAGCAG AATCTGGTCAACCTGTAGTTCCATTGGACAGACAGTTTCTCATCCGTGAACTAAATGCCTTTGAAGAATCAAAGGATAACTCAAT CCCATTTCTTGCGTGGTCCTCCAGATGGAGCCCAGAATGTGCTTCTGACAGAATCAACACTGCACCCTGCAAACAAGCATGTCAACTGGAAGCCCAGCAGAAGACCAGATG